In Spirosoma sp. KUDC1026, the sequence AATTTCAGTACATACATGGGTAATGACCGGATTACCGGCGTAAAAATGAATGAGCAATCGGTAATTTATGCAGCGGGCAAAGCGCCGACAACTTTTATCGTTTATCGAACGCATCCGCACGCTCTGATGAAGCCAGGGGAACGGCAAAGGTAATAATACCCCAAGACTTCTGGCCCTGTTTCAGCAAAAAGGCGCCCCTGTTGGTGCGCCTTCCTGCTTGTTGACCAGTCCGATACGTTCAGATCATACCTTAACCGATGTATCGCCCAGGCCATCGCGGATATACAGCATTTTCACCAGGACCATAATGATGGCCACAACAGGCGTGGCAAAAATGACGCCAACTGCGCCCGCAAATGTGCCAATGACCACCTGCGCCACCAGAATCAGAGCCGGGGGCATTTCGATGAGCTCCTGCTGCACAAGGGGGGTAATCAGATTACTTTCAACGGCCTGCACTCCGGCGTAGAGCGCTGCTACGTACAGTACCTGTTCAGGACCGTTTACCAGCGCTACCAGAGCCGCCGGAATCAGCGCGAGGACCGGGCCAAAGTTCGGAATGAACGACAGCAAGGCCGCCATCAGGGCCAGTACACCCGCCAGCGGAATACCCAGAATCCAGAGGCCAATACCGGTCAGCACGCCTACTACCGTCATGGAAAATACTTGCCCCGTCAGCCAGCTCAGCAGCGTATCGCCCAGGTTCGCCATGACTTCGTGCGCCCGCTCCCGACCCGACATCGGTACCAGCAGAATGACACCCTGATAGTACGTATCCGGGCTTACGGCAATGAACAGCGTAACAAAAAAGACAATGTACAGATTGCTCAGGACGCCAAATACCGACGAAACCGCTCCGAACGCCCGTCCAAACCAGTTGCCCTGACTAGCCATTTTCTGGATATTGATGTCATCGGCGGATAAGTCGCTGGCAATACGCTGACCCAGTTTCGACTGCGAAAGCTGTTGCTGGGCATTTTCAATTAATTCTGGCAGTTGCTCCTGTAAATCGCTTATCTGTTGTGAGATTGCCCCAGATAGCAATGCGATGACGCCATAGATAACTGCAACGACGCTTAGCAGCACGACAGCCAGCGAAGCACCCTCCGGTAGTTTCGTTTTCCGGCTGAGCAGGCGGGTTCCGGCACGGAGCGGAAGAGCTAAGAGGACACTGGCCAGTACCAGAAAAAGCACCTGCAGACCGATATACGCCAGTGCCAGTATCAGAACAGTTAACGTAACCAGCGAAATGACAATCAGTGTCCGTTTAACGAACGGTGACTTGTCTCCCTCGCTATTTGATGCGTTAGAAACTTCCATATAGTAACGTTGAGTAAGAATGATAGACGATACGTCTATGAAATTAACCCGTGAACGGCTCAGTAGTTTTTATGTAGCAACAGCAGACATAAACCTTTTCTACGAATCTCTTGACTTAATGCAAGATCTTTGGCCGCAACAGAAAATAATTTCTAACAGTATTCAGTTCTACTATCTATTCATAATCAACCACTTACACCAAATCTATCCTCTTTCTTGAAAAAATCTTTCAAATTTTTCAAACTCAACAAATCCAGACATTAGCGGTTAGCGTATATGTATTTGTATTTCGGTTCGCAGCCTGTTTGTATTCAGAAATAAGATTGCTGTAAATCTGACGACAAAGTCAGTAACCATATTTCTCCGCAAAGCTATGCTTTGCGGAGCCTTCGAAAACCGCTACGGCGGGCTAGTACAAGGAAAGTTTATAATGTTAGTTTGAGGAGCCGGGCGACCGGTAGAACATCAAAAGGCACCTGGGACGTTCTCAGGTGCCTTTTCGTTTCCAGACTAAACCAAGCCATTACCTTTGTACCCCGGCCCGGCTAATTCGGGCCGGGGTAGCCGTATGAAATTTCTTCGTGTTCTGGTAAAGGGCCTGCTCGGACTGGTCGTTTTCCTGCTTCTTTTTCTGGCCGTTAGTCTGGCACCCGTCGATGAGACGCCGTATCAGCAGATGCCGTATTATGCGCAGACCAAACAACGGCTGGCGCAGCTGCCAAAACCACTGGCGGGACGGGCTCCATTACGGGCGGGCTGGGCTAAAGTCAACATCACGCCAGGGTACACTACGCCGACGGGGGGCTACGGCAACCGACTTGGCAAACACTGGCGCATTGTCAGCGACTCCATTTACGTTCGGACGATTATCCTGGATAACGGCACCACCAAAGCAGCCGTCGTTGGACTGGATTTGCTCATTACTCCCCCACCCATTGTCGAACGGCTCAAACAGCGGTTGCCCGAAGTGGGGCTACGCTGGGAGAATGTTTACAGCGGAGCTATTCACTCCCACAATAGTACGGGGGGCTGGATACCGGGGCTAGTGGGTCGACTGATTGCGGGAAAATACGACGAACGAATTGTCGATCAGATTACGAACGGCATTCTGGCGTCGATCAAGCAGGCGCAGCAGAACATGGCTCCCGTGCAGATCGGTTACGCGCAGGTCGACGCGACGGATCATATCTACAACCGGATTGAATCGTCTGGGCCAACGGGACCATTGGACGGACAGTTCCGGATGATTAAACTGCAAAAAGCGTCAGGGCAATCGGCCCTGCTTTGTTCCTTCGCGGGCCACGCTACGTTATTCGACATGCGTAACGGCGATTACCTGAGCCGCGACTATCCAGGCTCGCTGGTAGATCGGCTGGAGAAAAAGTCGGCAGACTTTGCGGTCTTTCTGGCCGGCGCTGTGGGTAGTACGGGCCCGCAGGCACGCGGCACAACCGACTTTCAGGAGATTCGTAATTACGCCGGTGATCTGGCGCTACGTGTCGAACGCAGCGTTCCGCAAATCAAACTCCAGCCAGACAGTATGCTCGCTGTGGAGACTTTACCCCTGAGTCTGAGAGAACCGCACGCACGGGTAATTGGCAACTGGCGGGTGCGGCCCTGGTTATTTTACGCTCTCTACGGCGATTATCCATCGGACCTTAAGGCACTACGTATCGGGCAGACGGTTTTGCTGGGTACCCCCTGCGATTTTTCGGGCGAACTGGCGGCCGAACTCCAGCCAGCCGCTCAACAAAAAGGACTTAACCTGATGGTTACCAGCTTCGATGGAGGTTATATCGGCTACGTAACGCCCGATCGGTATTACGACCGGACTACGTACGAAACCCGCGACATGAACTGGTTTGGTCCCTATAATGGCAATTACTTCAAAGAAATGATGGTAGGTTTGCTCAACAAAATCGATACCCCGTGAAGCAACGCCTTGCCCAGATTTCCCTGCTCGTCCGCGACTACGACGAGGCCATTCAGTACTATACCAGCACACTCAGGTTCGTTCTGGTAGAAGATACCCAACTCAGCGAAACCAAACGCTGGGTACGCATTGCTCCGCAGGGCGATAGCTCTTTCACGTTGTTGCTGGCGAAAGCCGACGGCCAACAGCAGCAGGCGTTCATCGGCAATCAGGCGGGCGGGCGCGTGTTTCTGTTTTTGTACACCGACGATTTCTGGCGCGACTACAAGGCCATGACTGAGCAGGGCGTACGTTTCGTCCGCGAGCCCGCAACTATGCCCTACGGCACCGTAGCCGTTTTTGAGGATCTGTACGGTAATCTCTGGGATTTCATCGAACCCAGCCAACAGCCCTGACTAGTTAGTAGGCTTGTCGGGAACGGGTGCCGATGCGTGAAACTCCTGGTAAATCCGGTGCATGTAGCCGTCCAGCAACTGCCGGATCCGGTCACGGTCGTCGGACTGCACAATCAGGCCAACGTGGTACTCCCTATTCATGCGCCAGTAGATTTCGGCATCCGTGAACCCGCCCATATCGGGCCACTGCTGGCGTGCCAGAGAAACAATCAGCCCGGCCTGCTGCCCGCTGTCGACGGGCGGTACGTAATGCTCTTTGCGAGCCATGGCCGTTTCCAGCTTTGCCCACTCCCGCCAGAGGTTCACACCCGACGCAGCTTCGACCATCTCGGCAATGTGTGCTCCGCCGACGCGCGAGGACGTTTCCAGAAAATACAGTTCCCCATCGTGATTGCAGCGGATATATTCGGAGTGCGACGCGCTGTAACGCATACCGAAAGCTTTGAGCACTCTATTGTTAAACTGCTGTACGGCCTGCCCATCCAGCGAATCGACGGGCAGCGTCATGGTCCGGAACACCCCGCCCCCGTGCGACACTTCCATGGGCGTTGCCAGGTACTGACTTACGCGGGTAAACACTGCCTTTCCTTCGACCGACAAGGCGTCGACGTGATACACGCTCCCTGGCTTAAACGATTCAATCAAATATTGGTAACGCCGGTCCCCCAGTCCGTGAATAACTGACCAGGCTTCGTCCAGTGAGTGTACTTTCTTAATACCCGTTGCCGAAGCTTCGGAGCGGGGTTTTATCA encodes:
- a CDS encoding acetyl-CoA carboxylase biotin carboxylase subunit family protein; this encodes MSQLSFLCIATFFKGQEFMRTCKELGNTVYLLTDQKLANADWPREAIDEFFYLSSPSNETQDLEQMILGLSHVMRSRQIDRVVALDDFDVEKGALVRETFRIDGMGQTTSRYFRDKLAMRMRAAAAGIRVPEFSALFHDETVTKFIQQTEGPWLIKPRSEASATGIKKVHSLDEAWSVIHGLGDRRYQYLIESFKPGSVYHVDALSVEGKAVFTRVSQYLATPMEVSHGGGVFRTMTLPVDSLDGQAVQQFNNRVLKAFGMRYSASHSEYIRCNHDGELYFLETSSRVGGAHIAEMVEAASGVNLWREWAKLETAMARKEHYVPPVDSGQQAGLIVSLARQQWPDMGGFTDAEIYWRMNREYHVGLIVQSDDRDRIRQLLDGYMHRIYQEFHASAPVPDKPTN
- a CDS encoding VOC family protein, whose translation is MKQRLAQISLLVRDYDEAIQYYTSTLRFVLVEDTQLSETKRWVRIAPQGDSSFTLLLAKADGQQQQAFIGNQAGGRVFLFLYTDDFWRDYKAMTEQGVRFVREPATMPYGTVAVFEDLYGNLWDFIEPSQQP
- a CDS encoding AI-2E family transporter; this encodes MEVSNASNSEGDKSPFVKRTLIVISLVTLTVLILALAYIGLQVLFLVLASVLLALPLRAGTRLLSRKTKLPEGASLAVVLLSVVAVIYGVIALLSGAISQQISDLQEQLPELIENAQQQLSQSKLGQRIASDLSADDINIQKMASQGNWFGRAFGAVSSVFGVLSNLYIVFFVTLFIAVSPDTYYQGVILLVPMSGRERAHEVMANLGDTLLSWLTGQVFSMTVVGVLTGIGLWILGIPLAGVLALMAALLSFIPNFGPVLALIPAALVALVNGPEQVLYVAALYAGVQAVESNLITPLVQQELIEMPPALILVAQVVIGTFAGAVGVIFATPVVAIIMVLVKMLYIRDGLGDTSVKV
- a CDS encoding neutral/alkaline non-lysosomal ceramidase N-terminal domain-containing protein, whose amino-acid sequence is MKFLRVLVKGLLGLVVFLLLFLAVSLAPVDETPYQQMPYYAQTKQRLAQLPKPLAGRAPLRAGWAKVNITPGYTTPTGGYGNRLGKHWRIVSDSIYVRTIILDNGTTKAAVVGLDLLITPPPIVERLKQRLPEVGLRWENVYSGAIHSHNSTGGWIPGLVGRLIAGKYDERIVDQITNGILASIKQAQQNMAPVQIGYAQVDATDHIYNRIESSGPTGPLDGQFRMIKLQKASGQSALLCSFAGHATLFDMRNGDYLSRDYPGSLVDRLEKKSADFAVFLAGAVGSTGPQARGTTDFQEIRNYAGDLALRVERSVPQIKLQPDSMLAVETLPLSLREPHARVIGNWRVRPWLFYALYGDYPSDLKALRIGQTVLLGTPCDFSGELAAELQPAAQQKGLNLMVTSFDGGYIGYVTPDRYYDRTTYETRDMNWFGPYNGNYFKEMMVGLLNKIDTP